In a single window of the Gossypium hirsutum isolate 1008001.06 chromosome D02, Gossypium_hirsutum_v2.1, whole genome shotgun sequence genome:
- the LOC107909567 gene encoding endo-1,4-beta-xylanase 5 yields the protein MVAGHFSKNSDDRDIDITIDSSSLQPFTEQEWRFNQQFMINTQRKRAVTIHVSDQQGNRLQGAVITINQVSKDFPFGSAIAHTILGNLPYQNWFVE from the exons ATGGTTGCTGGTCATTTCTCAAAG AACTCAGATGATAGAGACATTGATATAACAATTGATAGTTCCTCGTTACAGCCATTTACAGAACAAGAATGGAGGTTTAACCAGCAATTCATGATTAACACT CAAAGGAAGCGTGCTGTAACAATACATGTCTCAGATCAACAAGGTAATAGGTTGCAAGGAGCAGTAATAACTATAAACCAAGTCTCAAAGGATTTTCCATTTGGTTCTGCAATAGCACACACCATTCTTGGGAATTTGCCCTATCAG AACTGGTTTGTTGAATGA
- the LOC107907840 gene encoding uncharacterized protein, translating to MTVVIKLLGRNIGFLSLQDKISNLWRPSMPFHLLGIENGYFLFKFHSKEDYDKVLSQGPWIVFGQYLTVQSWSKDFDPEIGELTGKVVRLDFNTDSRARGNFARMAVFINLDKPLVSQILINGVPQRIEYESLSIVCFAYGRYDHGKDLCPPTKTDTVKEGEQIVATGNGNNAIVLETVGGETESANFGPWMLVEKKSRRNPRERGFGAEIKGNNFSEPRYIILNYAN from the exons ATGACGGTTGTGATAAAACTGCTTGGCCGGAATATCGGCTTTCTTTCACTGCAAGACAAGATTTCAAACTTATGGAGACCCTCGATGCCTTTTCACCTACTGGGTATAGAAAACGGTTATTTTCTGTTTAAATTTCATAGCAAAGAAGATTATGATAAAGTTTTATCTCAAGGGCCATGGATTGTTTTTGGACAGTACTTAACAGTTCAATCCTGGTCCAAGGATTTTGATCCT GAGATTGGAGAACTGACAGGAAAGGTTGTTAGGTTGGACTTCAACACAGACAGTAGGGCCAGAGGCAATTTTGCTCGCATGGCGGTTTTCATTAATCTCGACAAACCCCTGGTTTCCCAAATTCTAATAAATGGTGTTCCTCAAAGGATTGAATACGAATCTCTGTCGATTGTTTGCTTTGCCTACGGTAGATACGACCATGGAAAAGACTTGTGTCCTCCTACTAAAACTGATACGGTGAAAGAGGGTGAACAGATTGTTGCAACTGGAAATGGGAATAATGCTATAGTGTTAGAGACGGTCGGCGGTGAGACTGAATCGGCGAACTTTGGCCCTTGGATGCTTGTTGAGAAAAAATCAAGGCGGAATCCTAGGGAAAGGGGATTTGGGGCTGAAATCAAGGGAAATAATTTCTCCGAACCTCGTTACATTATTCTGAATTATGCAAATTAG
- the LOC121214580 gene encoding uncharacterized protein yields the protein MDKKWKRWIIIRGAALQASKSRDGKWPTPFSIKTLANLGLGSSKGHFNGHSLNGDGHGLLSKAQGKIPMQSIGSKVTSTPGSIEILGDHMDGIKNVGLENRNFQWRIVCCFPKIHQFRLCPMEKNPQRQPLIILMMVFFFNSVIPNANSSHNTTKSNYGNGAVSVGRPSSFPVGGNSGRKVDDSRRGKKLNKIFRYPGRNFKVSSSSRVPLTKSVNSMADLISAQLVSETGKGQPRVLLEASVTMEQDKQLGKTWNLFCTMKSCFRSKSLDAIGCNLAIVIVETFFEIDLF from the exons ATGGACAAGAAATGGAAACGCTGGATAATAATAAGAGGGGCTGCTTTGCAGGCCTCTAAATCTAGAGATGGGAAATGGCCCACTCCCTTTTCTATCAAGACTTTAGCCAACTTGGGGCTTGGGTCGTCTAAAGGCCATTTTAATGGTCATTCTCTTAATGGTGATGGGCATGGTTTGCTATCCAAGGCCCAGGGAAAAATACCCATGCAGTCGATTGGGTCGAAGGTTACTTCTACTCCAGGCTCGATTGAGATCCTTGGGGACCATATGGACGGCATAAAAAATGTGGGCTTGGAGAACCGAAATTTCCAATGGAGGATCGTTTGTTGCTTTCCCAAAATCCACCAATTCAGACTTTGTCCAATGGAGAAAAACCCCCAACGACAACCACTGATAATTTTaatgatggtttttttttttaattctgttaTTCCTAATGCAAACTCATCTCATAATACAACCAAATCAAATTATGGGAACGGGGCCGTTTCTGTGGGGAGACCTTCTTCGTTTCCAGTTGGTGGTAACAGTGGAAGAAAAGTGGATGATAGTCGACGTGggaagaaattaaataaaatctttcGCTATCCAGGGAGGAATTTTAAAGTGTCCAGCTCTTCGCGGGTTCCCTTAACTAAATCCGTCAACTCTATGGCTGACTTAATATCGGCACAGCTAGTATCTGAGACTGGTAAGGGGCAGCCGAGGGTTCTTTTGGAAGCCTCGGTTACGATGGAACAGGACAAGCA GTTAGGGAAGACTTGGAATCTGTTTTGCACCATGAAGAGTTGCTTTAGAAGCAAAAGTTTAGATGCGATTGGTTGCAACTTGGCGATCGTaattgtcgaaaccttttttgaAATAGacttattttga